The genomic region ACAATGACGATACCGATCCAAGCCAGACTTTCGCTACCGAGTATGTTCGTGGATAGCGCATTAATGCCCAGATTTTGTCCCCAGATCGGGAATACGTTGGAGAACAGGTAGTTAAATATGTAACCTACAATCAATACACTCAGAATATTGGGCAGGAAATAGATGCCGCGGAAAAAGTTACGGAACTTGATCTTGGCATTCAGCCCGAGTGCAATGAGTAGGCTCAGAATATTGGTCAGGATCGTCACCACGATCGCAAATTTGAACGTAAACCAGTAGGCGTTGCCTACATTGTCATCCTGGAACAAGTTGAAATAGTTTTTGAAGCCAACAAAATCATACTCTTTCCCGAATCCGTTATAATTCGTAAATGAATAATAGATGCCCTGGAGGGCCGGCAGTGTCATAAATACGAAGAACAATACTACCGCCGGAACCGTCATCCAGTAATAAGGTGCGATACGCTTGTTCATATTCCATCCTCCTTCAGACAAGGCTTAGCGCCGATTGGCAACCTTGTCCCATTCTTTGTCGAGTGTATCTAGATAGTTGTCGATGTTTTGGTTCTGCAAAAAGGACTGTACGATGGAATTCAACTGCACGGCAGCCGGAATATAGTGATCAGCAAAGTCAACAACCTTGCCCTGCTCAATATAAGGCATCAATTCCTGTACGGCAGGATCATCCTGCTTCACATCTTCTACCGCAGAGAATAGCGTCTGTTCATCAATGTACCTTCCGATATTTTCAGGCTTTAACAGGAACGCAATAAACGTCTCTGCCTGCTCGCGATTAGGCGTGTCCGCCGCAATGGTAAACAGGGAGTCGATCCCGTTCACCAGCTTAATCTCGCTCGCATCATTGCCCGTAGGGAATGGGAAGAAACCGATGTCTACATTCGGGTTCGCTTTGCGAATCTCCGAGATGGCCCAGGTTCCCTGGATGTACATAAAGGCTTCACCGTTAGCAAAAGCACGGTTACCGTCCGAATAAGCTTTACCAAAGTTATCGCCATGACCGTACTTCATGAGTTCAAGCTGCTTCTCAGCTACCTCGCGGTACTTCTCCTTGAACGTCACTTTGTCATTGCGCCGCTCTTGGTAGAAATCAATACCCACCAGATTGGAGCCGAGTGCATTGAAGGGAAGGCTCGTCTGCCAGTCATCCTTGTATGTGAAGTAAAATGGAATCTCACCTGCATCTTTAATCTTTTGGGCGGTCGCAATGAGTTCATCCCACGTCTTGGGCACGTCCAACCCCATTTCCTTAAACAACGTTTTGTTGTACATGATGCCGTTTGCATTTGTTGCATAAGGAATACCTGTCACTTCGTCCATGCCTGTGAGATCCTTGAGCATTTGTATGTAGTTCGGATCAATCGTCTGGAGTAATGAGCTGTCCGTCAGATCGGTGAAAATATCACTCTGAGCCAGGATCGAATACGTGTCGGTTGCCCCCATGGCCATAATATCCGGTATATCATTTTTGACGACACGCGTCTTCAGTACGGTCTCTGCATCTGGTGGATTCACCTGAGTGACCTGAATATCATCATGCTCTGCATTAAACGTTTTAATTAATTCATCAAAGGTTGTTTTGGCTTCAGGCTTGTTCTGGAAAAATTCAATCTGCACTTTGCCATTCGCGCTATCCCCACTGGTACAGGAAGATAGAAGTACAGCCATCATTCCACACAGCAACATTGTCCCGAGAGCCTTGGTAAGCGTTGTTCTCATGTTGTACCTCCCTCAGCTTAATAAATTGAACTAATGTGATTTACACAGTGTCACTCCGATTGCAGTACCATCTTCCGATCGTTGTTATCCCCAGATTTTTTTGATTCCCTTCCTCTAAGGGAAAATCCGGTGATAAACACGCACGCTGCGCTTCTTCAGATTGGTTCTGCACTCTCCGTGTTTGTGTATATCTTAGTTTCACTTTATATACGTAAAGATTTACCCATCCAAATGGTGAAATAACCATATGGTTAATCCTTCCAAACTGACTTCAATCTGAATGAATGATATAAGTCTTTATTATTTCTAAAACGGTTTCGGTAAAAATGAATCACGGCAGTTCTTCCCATGACCCGAATCGGACATAACTAAAAGGACACTGGATGATATCCAATGTCCCTCATTTAATATGCTTATATTCAGCCACTGTAACGCTTTTATCCAACCTATTACGAACGCTCAACCTTCGGCAGTGCATTACGTAAACGCTTGGCCCGATAACTCTGATATGCACGAATCAACATGCCGATGATGATCATGACCACACCAATGTTAATTGCGACATCAGCCAGATTCAAAATCCCGCG from Paenibacillus sp. FSL R5-0341 harbors:
- a CDS encoding extracellular solute-binding protein, with the protein product MRTTLTKALGTMLLCGMMAVLLSSCTSGDSANGKVQIEFFQNKPEAKTTFDELIKTFNAEHDDIQVTQVNPPDAETVLKTRVVKNDIPDIMAMGATDTYSILAQSDIFTDLTDSSLLQTIDPNYIQMLKDLTGMDEVTGIPYATNANGIMYNKTLFKEMGLDVPKTWDELIATAQKIKDAGEIPFYFTYKDDWQTSLPFNALGSNLVGIDFYQERRNDKVTFKEKYREVAEKQLELMKYGHGDNFGKAYSDGNRAFANGEAFMYIQGTWAISEIRKANPNVDIGFFPFPTGNDASEIKLVNGIDSLFTIAADTPNREQAETFIAFLLKPENIGRYIDEQTLFSAVEDVKQDDPAVQELMPYIEQGKVVDFADHYIPAAVQLNSIVQSFLQNQNIDNYLDTLDKEWDKVANRR
- a CDS encoding sugar ABC transporter permease: MNKRIAPYYWMTVPAVVLFFVFMTLPALQGIYYSFTNYNGFGKEYDFVGFKNYFNLFQDDNVGNAYWFTFKFAIVVTILTNILSLLIALGLNAKIKFRNFFRGIYFLPNILSVLIVGYIFNYLFSNVFPIWGQNLGINALSTNILGSESLAWIGIVIVAVWQSVALNTILYLAGLQTIPTTLYEASNLDGAGKWREFWSITFPLIAPFFTINMVLAMKNSLMVFDQIVALTNGGPGRATQSISHLIYTGGFEGGEYAYQSANSVIYFIVIAVISILQIRFLQRREMDL